TGATTGGGCCTATGTGGAGCCTCAATAAATGGGAAGTCCTTAATAGTATTGAGATAGAGATGCGACGTCGCGGAAGTGTTCAGGGATGCAAGGCTGTAAAACAGGAGTTTGAAAATGAAAAGACCACTTGAAATGGCACATGATTTTTTGGCTGAGGTTGTAACTCAGGATGATATCGTAGTGGATGCGACCATGGGAAATGGTCATGACACGCTTTTTTTAGCTAAGCTAGCAAAGCAAGTCTATGCCTTTGATATTCAGGAGCAAGCCTTAGAAAAGACCCAAGAGCGTTTGAACCAAGCTGGAATGACAAATGCCCAGTTAATCTTGCAAGGTCATGAGACACTGGACCAGTTTGTGACAGAAGCCAAGGCAGGGATTTTCAATCTGGGCTATTTGCCGTCAGCTGATAAGTCAGTCATTACCCAACCTCAGACAACGATTGAAGCATTAGAAAAGCTGTGTGGCTTACTTGTCAAAGGGGGACGGATTGCTATCATGATTTACTATGGTCATGAAGGAGGCGACCTCGAGAGGGATGCTGTCTTGGATTTTGTTAGCCAGTTGAATCAACAAGAGTATACAGCTGCCATTTACCGAACCCTGAATCAAGATTAACAACCCACCATTTTTAGTGATGATTGAAAAATTAGAGAGATATAGACATGGATAAACAATACCTACGTGAAAAGCTGGATGCCATGCGCCAGAATTTTGTTGAGTCAACCCACCACGAACGAGCGGTGGGAGTACTAGACCAAGCTCGTATGAGCAAAAAAATGCTTAAAATCAAGAAAAAATTAGTTGCTCTTGAAATGGAACGGTGCCAGAGAAAAATTGAGCACAAGGATTGTTCCAAGATTGACCAAAAAATCAAAGAGCAGAAGGAGATATTTGAATCCTGTTGTAAAAAAGATTAAGGAGGACGTGCGTGGAATTACTGATTTACCTCATCCTATTTTTACTGGTCTTGATTGTCTCGAGTACAACCAATAAGCTCCTGCCCTTTTTGCCTCTCCCTTTGGTGCAGATTCTTTTGGGAATTGTAATTGGTCTCTTTTTACCCAATACTGACTTTCACCTCAATACGGAGTTGTTTTTGGCACTGGTTATTGGGCCCTTGCTTTTCCGAGAGTCGGAGGAAGCAGATATTACGGCTATTTTAAAACACTGGCGAATCATTATTTATCTCATATTTCCAGTGATTTTTATCTCGACCCTGAGTTTGGGTGGCTTGGCTCACCTTCTTTGGCTCAGCCTTCCCTTGGCAGCTTGTTTGTCTGTTGGGGCAGCCCTTGGGGCTACGGATTTGGTAGCTTTTGCCTCTCTTTCGGAGCGCTTTAGTTTTCCTAAGCGCGTGTCCAATATCCTTAAGGGTGAAGGACTCTTGAATGATGCATCTGGTTTGGTTGCCTTTCAGGTAGCTTTGACAGCTTGGACAACGGGAGCCTTTTCCCTTGGGCAAGCTAGTAGTTCGCTCATCTTTTCAATCCTAGGCGGTTTTTTGATTGGATTTTTAACAGCCATGACCAACCGTTTCCTCCATAGCTTCTTGCTAAGTGTGAGAGCAACGGATATTGCCAGCGAGCTTTTATTAGAATTGAGTTTGCCTCTGGTGACCTTCTTCCTGGCAGAAGAAGTCCACGTTTCAGGAATTATTGCCGTTGTGGTTGCTGGGATTTTAAAGGCAAGCCGTTTTAAGAAAATTACGCTCCTCGAAGCCCAAGTGGATACGGTGACCGATACGGTCTGGCATACAGTGAACTTTATGCTCAACGGTTCTGTCTTTGTGATTTTAGGGATGGAGCTGGAAATGATAGTAGAGCCTATCTTGACCAATCCAATCTATAATCCCTTACTTTTATTGCTATCTCTTATAGCCCTTACCTTTGTCCTCTTTGCTATTCGTTTTGTCATGATTTATGGCTATTATGCCTATAGGACTAGACGTCTCAAGAAGAAGCTAAATAAGTATATGAAGGACATGCTTCTCTTGACCTTCTCAGGTGTCAAGGGAACCGTGTCGATTGCTACGATCCTTCTGATACCAAGTAATCTAGAGCAGGAGTATCCTCTCTTACTTTTCCTCGTTGCAGGTGTGACGCTTGTAAGCTTTTTAACAGGTCTCTTGATTCTGCCTCATCTTTCGGATGAACAGGAAGAAAGCAAGGATTATCTCATGCATATCGCCATTTTGAATGAGGTTACTTCGGAGTTAGAAAAAGAACTTGAAACTCATAAGAATAAGCTTCCTCTCTATGCAGCTATTGACAATTACCATGGACGAATAGAGAACCTTATCTTGAGCCAAGAAAATAAGGGGGCTCAAGAAGACTGGGAGACCTTGAAACTTCTTATCCTCAGTATTGAGAGTGATGGTCTGGAACAGGCTTACGAAGAGGGCAAGATGAGTGAGCGTGCCTATCGAGTTTACCAGCGTTATTTGAAAAACATGGAACAAAGTATCAATCGCAAGTTTGCTTCACGATTGACCTATTATTTCCTTGTTTCCTTGCGGATTTTACGTTTTCTCCTTCATGAAGTCTTTACCTTAGGCAAGACCTTCCGTAGTTGGAAAAATGAAGAATCACAGAAACTCAGAGCCCTTGACTATGACCAAATTGCAGAGCTCTATCTAGAAAATACAGAGATGATTATCGAAAGTCTGGAGAATCTTAAAGGGGTTTATAAGAGTTCTTTAATCAGCTTCATGCAAGATTCTCGTCTCCGTGAAACAGCTATTATCACCAGTGGTGCCTTTGTCGAACGGGTTATCAATCGCGTTAAGCCCAACAATATCGATGAAATGCTGAGAGGTTATTATCTGGAGCGCAAGTTGATTTTCGAATATGAAGAAAAACGATTGATTACGACCAAGTATGCCAAGAAGTTACGACAAAATGTGAATAATTTGGAGAACTATTCCTTGAAGGAAGCTGCCAATACCCTCCCTTATGATATGATGGAATTGGTAAGAAGAAATTAATCAAGATTATAAGTGAAGGAGAGTAACATGAGAAAGTGGTGGAAAGAGCTGATTGATAGCCCCTTTTTAAAAGCTTTTTTACATTATTATCAAAAATCAGATAGTGAATTGACGAGTGTTGCAGTGGCCTATTATTGGTTGATTTCTATCTTCCCCTTGTTATTAGTTTTGATCAACATTTTGCCTTATTTTCATATTTCTGTTTCAAATTTTTTAAACGTGACTAATGGGTTTTTACCTGATACGGTTTATGATGTTGTTGCAAAAATTGTAATGGAAGTTCTGACCCAGCCATCAACAGGTTTACTGAGTTTTGCGGTATTATCAGCTTTATGGACTTTTTCAAAGTCCATGAACTATCTGCAAAAAGCGTTTAATAAGGCCTATGGGGTAGCTAAGAGTAGAGGTTTAATTTACCAGCAATTGATGAGTTTACTAGTCAGTTTTGGCTTGCAAATCCTTTTTGCTTGTGCCTTGTTTTTGAGCGTATTTGGCCGTATTTTACTAGATTTTCTCAAAAAGTATTGGCAATCTGATAATCCAATATTCCTTTATCTAGAAGACTTTACAGGGCCTTTAGTTTTCACCTTAATTTTTGCGATTTCAGTGATGATTTATTATTTGCTTCCTAATGTTAAAGTACCACGAATACGTTATGTTTTACCTGGAAGCTTCTTTGTTTTGTTGACACTGGTTTTGATCTTAAATATCTTTTCAGCTTCTGTGAATAATTACATCAATAATCTCGTAGATGTCCGTTTTGTAAGTTCTATTATTTTTGTAGTGACCATGTTTTGGTTTATTTTACTGGCTAAGATATTGATTATCGGTGCAGTAATCAATGCTAGTTTTCAAAGTTTAAAAGATCCAAATTTTAATATAGATTAATTGTTTGAGCTAGGAAATAACCATAAAATAAAAATAGAGATTCACACAAAAGGTGAATCTCTATTTTTATTGGAAATCTTTAGTCCAGCTCCCATCTAGTAAATAAACATGGCATCACCAAAACTAAAGAAGCGGTAGTGTTCTTGGATGGCATGGTGGTAGGCATCTAAGACTAATTCACGACCTGCAAAGGAAGAAACCAGCATGACCAGAGTTGATTTTGGCAGGTGGAAGTTGGTTGAGAAGGCATCCACGACCTTCCATTCATAGCCAGGTTTGATAAAGATATTGGTCCAGCCAGAATCTGCTTGGATTTGCCCTTCAAACTTGGAACCAATAGTCTCCAAGGTGCGGATAGAAGTGGTTCCGACAGCAATAACACGACCACCATTTTCCTTGACAGAGCGAAGGGTGGCAGCAGCCTCCTCAGAAAGTTGGTAGAATTCTGAGTGCATTTCATGTTCGTCCAGATTGTCCACAGAGACAGGTCTAAAGGTTCCGAGCCCGACATGAAGAGTCAGATAGACCAGATGAACTCCTTTAGCTTGGATTTCTGCCAGCAGTTCTTTGGTGAAGTGAAGACCAGCAGTCGGTGCCGCAGCAGAGCCACTTTCCTTAGCGTAAACGGTTTGATAGCGTTCGCGGTCATCCAATTTTTCGTGAATATAAGGTGGCAGCGGCATTTCACCTAGACTTTCCAAAACTTCTAGGAAAATTCCTTGGTATTCAAAGCGGACAATACGGCCCCCGTGGGTCAATTCTTCCGTAACGATAGCGCTGAGACGGCCATCACCAAAGCTGACACGAGTACCGACCTTGAGGCGTTTGGCAGGTTTAGCCAGAACTTCCCACTCATCTCCAGCAGTATTTTTGAGTAGGAGAAGTTCCACATGACCTCCAGTTTCTTCCTTTTGACCATAGAGTCGGGCAGGGAGAACTCGGGTGTCGTTCATGACAAGGGCATCACCAGGTTCCAGCATGTCAATAATAGAGTGGAAGTGTTTATCCTGCATTTCTCCCGTCTCACGGTTGACGATGAGGAGTTTAGAGGCATCTCGTTTTTCAAGGGGTGTTTGGGCAATCAATTCCTCAGGTAAGTGGAAATCAAAATCAGCTGTATTCATATATCTGTTCATTCTTTCTAAGTTCTAATCTTATCCATTATAACATGTTTCAAGTGTGGACGCTCTTTTTTTAGAAATTAAATCGTTTTCACTTGACAAAAATTGGTCTATACCATATAATAAATATAGATAGAAATGGAGGATGAAAAGATGAAAGTTATTAAAGTTGAAAACCAAGTTGAAGGTGGAAAAGTTGCTTTTGAGATTTTGAAGGAAAAATTGGCTAATGGTGCTCAAACATTGGGACTTGCGACAGGAAGCAGCCCGCTTGAATTTTACAAGGAAATTGTTGAAAGTGACCTTGATTTTTCAAATCTAACCAGTGTCAACCTTGATGAATATGTAGGTCTTGATGGCGACAATCCTCAGTCTTACCGCCACTTCATGCAAGAAAACTTGTTCAACCAAAAACCATTTAAAGAAAGTTTCTTGCCTCGTGGGGTTAAGGATCATGCTGGAGCTGAAGTTGAACGCTACAATCAAATTTTGGCTGACCATCCAGTTGATCTGCAAATCTTGGGAATCGGTCGTAATGGACATATCGGATTTAATGAGCCTGGTACTCCATTTGACAGTCAAACGCATCTAGTTGAACTTGATCAGTCTACTATCGAAGCCAATGCTCGCTTCTTTGACAAGATTGAAGATGTTCCAACCCAAGCCATTTCAATGGGAATTAAAAACATCTTGGATGCCAAGTCAATTATTCTCTTTGCTTACGGCGAATCAAAAGCAGAAGCCATTGCCGGCACCGTGTCTGGTCCAGTGACCGAGAACCTACCAGCAAGTAGCCTCCAAAATCACCCTGATGTGACGATTATTGCGGATGCTGAGGCGCTTAGCTTACTTGAAAAATAAAAAGCAATATTCTATTGAACGCTTTCAACTCTTGTATAAATGGAAGAAAAAATCAAAATTAAACCGCATTTTTTCTTGACAATTATTCCCTTTACGTGTAAAATAGAATAGATCTTGAACTTGAAGGGAGTGAAAAAAATGTCTAAAACAGTAGTACGTAAGAATGAATCTCTTGACGACGCACTTCGTCGTTTCAAACGTGCGGTTACTAAAGCTGGTACTCTTCAAGAAACACGCAAACGTGAATTCTATGAAAAACCTTCTGTAAAACGTAAACGTAAATCAGAAGCAGCTCGTAAACGTAAAAAATTCTAACTAGAAATGAAAGGCTAGAGAAATCTAGTCTTTTTCTTTTAAATAAATACTTCAAAGCCTGCAAAAATCTCAAATATCCTCCTACAATTTGATATAATAGAGAGAAGAACTCATTTGAAGGAGGAAATGATGTCGGTTTTAGTAAAAGAAGTGATTGAAAAGCTTAGACTAGACATTGTCTATGGCGAACCAGAATTACTTGAAAAGGAAATTAATACCGCGGACATTACGCGACCTGGTCTTGAAATGACAGGTTATTTTGATTACTATACTCCAGAGCGGATTCAGCTCTTGGGAATGAAGGAGTGGTCTTATCTCGTTTCGATGTCCTCTCACAACCGTTACCAAGTCTTGAAAAAAATGTTTCTACCTGAAACACCTGCGGTTATTGTTGCCCGTGGTTTGGTGGTTCCAGAGGAAATGTTAAAGGCAGCCAGAGAATGTAAGATTGCCATTTTAACTAGCCGTACGGCGACCAGTCGTTTATCTGGAGAATTATCTAGTTATCTGGATTCTCGTTTAGCAGAACGGACCAGTGTGCACGGTGTCTTGATGGATATCTATGGAATGGGTGTCTTGATTCAAGGCGATAGTGGAATCGGTAAGAGTGAGACAGGTCTTGAGCTTGTCAAACGTGGTCACCGCTTGGTAGCTGATGACCGTGTCGATATCTTTGCCAAGGATGAGATTACTCTTTGGGGTGAACCTGCTGAAATCTTGAAACACTTGATTGAAATTCGTGGGGTTGGAATTATCGATGTTATGAGTCTCTACGGTGCCAGTGCTGTCAAGGATTCTTCACAGGTTCAGCTGGCTGTCTACTTGGAAAATTATGATACGCATAAGACTTTTGATCGTCTTGGAAACAATGCAGAGGAAATAGAAATTTCTGGCGTAGCCATTCCTCGTATCCGCATTCCAGTGAAAACAGGTCGTAATATCTCTGTCGTGATTGAGGCTGCTGCCATGAATTATCGTGCCAAGGAAATGGGCTTTGATGCGACGCGCTTTGTTCGAAGAACGCTTGACCAATCTCATTGCTCAAAACGAGGAGGTGCCTAATGCTTGATCCAATTGCTATTCATCTAGGCCCTCTAGCCATTCGTTGGTATGCCTTGTGTATTGTGACAGGCTTGATTCTTGCGGTTTATTTGACCATGAAAGAAGCACCTAGAAAGAAGATCATACCAGACGATATTTTAGATTTCATCTTGATAGCCTTTCCTCTGGCTATTTTAGGAGCTCGTCTCTACTATGTTATTTTCCGTTTTGATTATTATAGTCAGAACTTGGGAGAAATTTTTGCCATTTGGAATGGTGGTTTGGCCATCTATGGTGGTTTAATAACTGGGGCTATTGTTCTGTACATTTTTGCTGATCGTAAACTCATCAATACTTGGGATTTTCTAGATATTGCGGCGCCTAGCGTCATGATAGCCCAAAGTTTGGGTCGCTGGGGCAATTTCTTTAACCAAGAAGCTTATGGTGCAGCAGTGGATAATCTGGATTATCTACCTGGCTTTATCCGTGACCAGATGTATATAGAGGGGAGCTACCGTCAACCGACCTTCCTTTATGAGTCTCTATGGAATCTGCTTGGTTTTGCCTTGATTTTGATATTCAGACGAAAATGGAAGAGCCTCAGACGAGGTCATATTACTGCTTTCTACTTGATTTGGTATGGTTTCGGTCGTATGGTTATCGAAGGCATGCGGACAGATAGCCTCATGTTCTTCGGTCTTCGAGTGTCTCAATGGCTATCAGTTGTCCTTATCGGTCTCGGTATTTTTATCATTCTATATCAAAATCGAAAGAAGGCCCCGTACTATATTTCAGAGGAGGAAAACTAAATGTTAGAAGTTGCATATATTCTTGTAGCCCTTGCTTTGATTGTCTTTTTAGTCTATCTAATCATTACTGTACAAAAGCTTGGCCGTGTTATCGATGAAACAGAAAAGACGATTAAAACCTTAACTTCAGATGTGGATGTGACCTTGCATCATACCAATGAATTGCTGGCTAAGGTCAATGTCTTGGCAGATGATATTAATGTCAAGGTAGCAACGATTGATCCACTATTTAGTGCAGTTGCAGATTTATCTCTATCTGTTTCCGACCTCAATGACCATGCGCGTGTCTTGAGTAAGAAAGCTTCATCGGCTGGTTCAAAAACTATTAAGACTGGTGCAAGTTTGTCAGCTCTTCGTCTTGCAAGTAAATTTTTCAAAAAATAAAAAAGGAGAATTCTTATGGGTAAACTATCCTCAATCCTTTTAGGAACCGTTTCAGGTGCAGCTCTTGCCTTGTTTTTAACAAGCGACAAGGGCAAACAAGTTTGCAGTCAGGCTCAAGATTTTCTAGATGATTTGAGAGAAGATCCTGAGTATGCCAAGGAGCAGGTCTGTGAAAAACTGACAGAAGTCAAGGAACAGGCTACAGATTTTGTTCTTAAAACCAAAGAACAGGTTGAGTCAGGTGAAATCACTGTGGACAGTGTACTTGCTCAAGCCAAATCATGTGCCCGTCAAGCGACAGAAGCATCAAAAGATCGATTCAATAATCTCAAGGAGCAATGGCAAGAAAAGGCCGAAACTCTTGATGAATCAGAAGAGATTGTTATTGACATAACAGAAGAATAAACCATCACCATCTCTGGACGGACTATGTATCTGGGGATGGTGATTTTTTCTCCTAGCGTGTCTTTGTGGTATAATAAGTACTATGCAGAAAAAACCAACGTCAGCCTATGTGCACATCCCATTTTGTACCCAGATTTGTTATTATTGTGACTTCTCAAAGGTTTTTATCAAAAATCAGCCAGTTGATAGCTATTTGGAGCATCTGCTGGAAGAGTTTCGTTCTTATGACATTCAAAAGTTACGAACCCTTTACATCGGTGGTGGAACGCCGACAGCTTTGTCAGCTTCGCAACTGGAGGTGTTATTGAAGGGCTTGACTAAAAACTTGGACTTGTCTGTCTTGGAGGAGTTGACCATTGAGGCCAATCCAGGTGACTTGGATGCGGATAAGATAGCTGTGTTGAAGAACTCGGCTGTCAATCGTGTTTCCTTAGGCGTGCAGACCTTTGACGACAAGATGCTGAAAAAGATTGGGCGCAGTCATTTGGAGAAGGATATTTATGAAAATATCGACCGCCTGAAACTGGCTGGTTTTGACAATATCTCTATCGACTTGATTTATGCACTGCCTGGTCAGACCATGGAGCAGGTCAAGGAAAATGTGGCTAAGGCCATTGGGCTGGATATTCCTCATATGAGTTTGTATAGCTTGATTTTAGAAAACCATACGGTCTTTATGAACCGCATGCGGCGAGGAAAATTACCTCTGCCTAAGGAGGAACTAGAAGCTGAGATGTTTGAGTATATTATCGCAGAGCTGGAGCGAGCTGGTTTTGAGCATTATGAGATTTCCAATTTCTCCAAGCCTGGTTTTGAAAGTCGCCACAATCTCATGTACTGGGACAATGCTGAATACTATGGCATCGGTGCTGGGGCATCTGGTTATGTCAATGGTGTCCGCTATAAAAATCATGGTCCGATTCGTCATTATCTGAGTGCTGTTGAGGAAGGTAATGCTCGCATCACAGAAGAGCACCTGAGTCAAAAGGAGCAGATGGAAGAAGAAATGTTCTTGGGCCTCCGCAAGAAATCAGGAGTCTCCATGGCGCGATTTGAGGAAAAATTTGGACGGCCCTTCGATGGACTTTATGGAGAAATTGTCAAGGACTTGGTTCAACAAGGTCTCATGCAAATAGACGGTGATCGCGTGCGCATGACAAAAAGAGGTCTCTTTTTAGGAGACACCGTAGCAGAACGATTTATTTTGGAGTAGGATGATGGGCTTAACTTATCAAATGAAAATGAAAATTCCTTTTGACATGGCTGACATGAACGGTCATATCAAGATTCCAGATGTGATTTTACTATCCCTGCAAGTTTCAGGGATGCAGTCGATTGAGTTGGGTGTTAGTGATAAGGCCATTTTGGAAAACTATAATCTGGTCTGGATTATCACAGATTATGAGATTGAGGTGCCTCGTTTGCCTCGTTTTGCGGAAGAAATCACTATCGAAACGGAAGCCCTGAGCTACAATCGACTCTTTTGCTACCGTCGCTTTACCATTTATGATGAAGCGGGGCAGGAGCTCATTCACATGATGGCGACCTTTGTTCTCATGGACCGAGACAGTCGAAAAGTCCATGCAGTAGAACCTGAGATTGTGGCTCCTTACCAGTCTGATTTTGATAAAAAACTTATCCGTGGACCGAAGTATGAGTCCTTGGAAGAGTCAGTCAGTAAGGATTACCATGTCCGTTTTTATGATTTAGATATGAATGGCCATGTCAATAACAGTAAATACTTGGACTGGATTTTTGAGGTCATGGGAGCAGATTTTTTGACCCAGTATATTCCCAAGAAAATCAATCTCAAGTATGTCAAGGAAGTTCGACCAGGTGGGGTGATTACATCGGCTGTTGAACGGACTGGACTGGAAAGTAAGCATGAGATTACAAGCGACGGTGCTACCAATGCACAAGCTATCATCACTTGGCAAGAAATAAAAAAGGATTAGAGAAAAATATGAAATATAAAGGCTATTTAATTGATTTAGACGGAACGATTTATAAGGGGAAAGATCGAATTCCAGCAGGAGAGGCTTTTGTCCATGAATTGCAAAAGCGGGATATTCCCTATCTCTTTGTGACCAACAATACAACCCGCACTCCAGAGAGTGTTCAGGAGATGTTGGCTCAGAATTTTAATATCGATACGCCCCTATCGACTGTCTACACAGCGACTTTGGCGACTATCGACTATATGAACGACTTGGGTCTTGAAAAGACGGTCTATGTCATCGGAGAAGCAGGTCTCAAGGAAGCCATCAAGGCGGCTGGTTATGTGGAAGACAAGGATAATCCTGCCTATGTGGTAGTAGGCCTGGACTGGCAAGTTGATTATGAAAAATTTGCGACAGCAACTCTAGCTATCCAAAAGGGTGCCCACTTTATCGGAACCAACCCTGACCTCAACATCCCGACAGAGCGCGGTCTTTTGCCAGGTGCTGGTTCACTGATTACCCTTCTTGAAGTGGCAACACGAGTAAAGCCTGTTTATATCGGAAAACCAAATGCCATCATTATGGACAAGGCGGTTGAGCACTTAGGTTTGCAACGTGAAGAGTTGATTATGGTTGGGGATAACTATTTAACAGATATCCGAGCAGGGATTGACAACGGTATTCCAACGCTCTTGGTGACGACAGGTTTTACCAAGGCAGAAGAAGTAGCAGACCTACCAATCGCACCGACTCATGTGGTTTCTAGCCTTGCGGAGTGGGATTTTGATGAAAACTAAACTGACCTTTTG
This portion of the Streptococcus mitis B6 genome encodes:
- a CDS encoding cation:proton antiporter gives rise to the protein MELLIYLILFLLVLIVSSTTNKLLPFLPLPLVQILLGIVIGLFLPNTDFHLNTELFLALVIGPLLFRESEEADITAILKHWRIIIYLIFPVIFISTLSLGGLAHLLWLSLPLAACLSVGAALGATDLVAFASLSERFSFPKRVSNILKGEGLLNDASGLVAFQVALTAWTTGAFSLGQASSSLIFSILGGFLIGFLTAMTNRFLHSFLLSVRATDIASELLLELSLPLVTFFLAEEVHVSGIIAVVVAGILKASRFKKITLLEAQVDTVTDTVWHTVNFMLNGSVFVILGMELEMIVEPILTNPIYNPLLLLLSLIALTFVLFAIRFVMIYGYYAYRTRRLKKKLNKYMKDMLLLTFSGVKGTVSIATILLIPSNLEQEYPLLLFLVAGVTLVSFLTGLLILPHLSDEQEESKDYLMHIAILNEVTSELEKELETHKNKLPLYAAIDNYHGRIENLILSQENKGAQEDWETLKLLILSIESDGLEQAYEEGKMSERAYRVYQRYLKNMEQSINRKFASRLTYYFLVSLRILRFLLHEVFTLGKTFRSWKNEESQKLRALDYDQIAELYLENTEMIIESLENLKGVYKSSLISFMQDSRLRETAIITSGAFVERVINRVKPNNIDEMLRGYYLERKLIFEYEEKRLITTKYAKKLRQNVNNLENYSLKEAANTLPYDMMELVRRN
- a CDS encoding YihY/virulence factor BrkB family protein: MRKWWKELIDSPFLKAFLHYYQKSDSELTSVAVAYYWLISIFPLLLVLINILPYFHISVSNFLNVTNGFLPDTVYDVVAKIVMEVLTQPSTGLLSFAVLSALWTFSKSMNYLQKAFNKAYGVAKSRGLIYQQLMSLLVSFGLQILFACALFLSVFGRILLDFLKKYWQSDNPIFLYLEDFTGPLVFTLIFAISVMIYYLLPNVKVPRIRYVLPGSFFVLLTLVLILNIFSASVNNYINNLVDVRFVSSIIFVVTMFWFILLAKILIIGAVINASFQSLKDPNFNID
- the queA gene encoding tRNA preQ1(34) S-adenosylmethionine ribosyltransferase-isomerase QueA; its protein translation is MNTADFDFHLPEELIAQTPLEKRDASKLLIVNRETGEMQDKHFHSIIDMLEPGDALVMNDTRVLPARLYGQKEETGGHVELLLLKNTAGDEWEVLAKPAKRLKVGTRVSFGDGRLSAIVTEELTHGGRIVRFEYQGIFLEVLESLGEMPLPPYIHEKLDDRERYQTVYAKESGSAAAPTAGLHFTKELLAEIQAKGVHLVYLTLHVGLGTFRPVSVDNLDEHEMHSEFYQLSEEAAATLRSVKENGGRVIAVGTTSIRTLETIGSKFEGQIQADSGWTNIFIKPGYEWKVVDAFSTNFHLPKSTLVMLVSSFAGRELVLDAYHHAIQEHYRFFSFGDAMFIY
- a CDS encoding glucosamine-6-phosphate deaminase, which codes for MKVIKVENQVEGGKVAFEILKEKLANGAQTLGLATGSSPLEFYKEIVESDLDFSNLTSVNLDEYVGLDGDNPQSYRHFMQENLFNQKPFKESFLPRGVKDHAGAEVERYNQILADHPVDLQILGIGRNGHIGFNEPGTPFDSQTHLVELDQSTIEANARFFDKIEDVPTQAISMGIKNILDAKSIILFAYGESKAEAIAGTVSGPVTENLPASSLQNHPDVTIIADAEALSLLEK
- the rpsU gene encoding 30S ribosomal protein S21, which produces MSKTVVRKNESLDDALRRFKRAVTKAGTLQETRKREFYEKPSVKRKRKSEAARKRKKF
- the lgt gene encoding prolipoprotein diacylglyceryl transferase; this translates as MLDPIAIHLGPLAIRWYALCIVTGLILAVYLTMKEAPRKKIIPDDILDFILIAFPLAILGARLYYVIFRFDYYSQNLGEIFAIWNGGLAIYGGLITGAIVLYIFADRKLINTWDFLDIAAPSVMIAQSLGRWGNFFNQEAYGAAVDNLDYLPGFIRDQMYIEGSYRQPTFLYESLWNLLGFALILIFRRKWKSLRRGHITAFYLIWYGFGRMVIEGMRTDSLMFFGLRVSQWLSVVLIGLGIFIILYQNRKKAPYYISEEEN
- a CDS encoding DUF948 domain-containing protein codes for the protein MLEVAYILVALALIVFLVYLIITVQKLGRVIDETEKTIKTLTSDVDVTLHHTNELLAKVNVLADDINVKVATIDPLFSAVADLSLSVSDLNDHARVLSKKASSAGSKTIKTGASLSALRLASKFFKK
- a CDS encoding YtxH domain-containing protein, producing MGKLSSILLGTVSGAALALFLTSDKGKQVCSQAQDFLDDLREDPEYAKEQVCEKLTEVKEQATDFVLKTKEQVESGEITVDSVLAQAKSCARQATEASKDRFNNLKEQWQEKAETLDESEEIVIDITEE
- the hemW gene encoding radical SAM family heme chaperone HemW, which codes for MQKKPTSAYVHIPFCTQICYYCDFSKVFIKNQPVDSYLEHLLEEFRSYDIQKLRTLYIGGGTPTALSASQLEVLLKGLTKNLDLSVLEELTIEANPGDLDADKIAVLKNSAVNRVSLGVQTFDDKMLKKIGRSHLEKDIYENIDRLKLAGFDNISIDLIYALPGQTMEQVKENVAKAIGLDIPHMSLYSLILENHTVFMNRMRRGKLPLPKEELEAEMFEYIIAELERAGFEHYEISNFSKPGFESRHNLMYWDNAEYYGIGAGASGYVNGVRYKNHGPIRHYLSAVEEGNARITEEHLSQKEQMEEEMFLGLRKKSGVSMARFEEKFGRPFDGLYGEIVKDLVQQGLMQIDGDRVRMTKRGLFLGDTVAERFILE
- a CDS encoding acyl-[acyl-carrier-protein] thioesterase: MGLTYQMKMKIPFDMADMNGHIKIPDVILLSLQVSGMQSIELGVSDKAILENYNLVWIITDYEIEVPRLPRFAEEITIETEALSYNRLFCYRRFTIYDEAGQELIHMMATFVLMDRDSRKVHAVEPEIVAPYQSDFDKKLIRGPKYESLEESVSKDYHVRFYDLDMNGHVNNSKYLDWIFEVMGADFLTQYIPKKINLKYVKEVRPGGVITSAVERTGLESKHEITSDGATNAQAIITWQEIKKD
- a CDS encoding TIGR01457 family HAD-type hydrolase, whose protein sequence is MKYKGYLIDLDGTIYKGKDRIPAGEAFVHELQKRDIPYLFVTNNTTRTPESVQEMLAQNFNIDTPLSTVYTATLATIDYMNDLGLEKTVYVIGEAGLKEAIKAAGYVEDKDNPAYVVVGLDWQVDYEKFATATLAIQKGAHFIGTNPDLNIPTERGLLPGAGSLITLLEVATRVKPVYIGKPNAIIMDKAVEHLGLQREELIMVGDNYLTDIRAGIDNGIPTLLVTTGFTKAEEVADLPIAPTHVVSSLAEWDFDEN